From one Caminicella sporogenes DSM 14501 genomic stretch:
- a CDS encoding D-alanyl-D-alanine carboxypeptidase family protein: protein MKYNKFFRKMSFIICIMLLFFNSQIFSIAKEFDVNAKSAILIDADSGKIIFEKNSHEKLPPASVTKIMTMLLAMEALETKKISLQDKVVISERAASMGGSQLYLEPGEEKTVEQLLKGIAVASANDACVALGEYIAGSEELFVKKMNEKAKELGMKDTQFKNTNGLPEEGHYTSAYDIAVMSRELLKYPQIHKWLTIWMSTMKVGKRKQSTLELTNTNRLIRTYSGANGIKTGFTQEARYCLSASATRNNLTLIAVILGAPTSKIRFQEAKKLLDYGFANYNSVLIAKKGEIIDKVCVEKGKVDKINVIAKEGLKVLVKKGEEDSVKKEVILPKMIKASIQKNEKVGEIIVYDSNGKEIGKVDLVAQRAVDKASMLNMLGKILKNVPK, encoded by the coding sequence ATGAAATATAATAAATTTTTTAGAAAGATGAGTTTTATAATTTGTATAATGTTATTATTTTTTAATAGTCAAATTTTTTCAATTGCAAAAGAATTTGATGTAAATGCAAAGTCAGCAATTTTAATAGATGCAGATAGTGGAAAGATTATTTTTGAAAAAAATTCACATGAGAAATTACCGCCAGCAAGTGTTACAAAAATTATGACAATGCTCTTGGCAATGGAAGCTTTAGAAACAAAGAAAATTTCACTTCAAGACAAAGTAGTTATAAGTGAAAGAGCTGCAAGTATGGGGGGAAGTCAATTATACTTAGAGCCCGGAGAAGAAAAAACTGTTGAACAACTTTTAAAGGGAATTGCAGTTGCTTCAGCAAATGATGCTTGTGTAGCTTTAGGAGAATATATAGCAGGAAGTGAAGAATTATTTGTTAAAAAAATGAATGAGAAAGCTAAGGAATTAGGTATGAAAGATACTCAATTTAAGAATACAAATGGACTTCCAGAGGAGGGGCATTATACTTCTGCATACGATATAGCTGTTATGTCTAGAGAACTGTTAAAATATCCTCAAATTCATAAATGGCTGACTATATGGATGTCTACAATGAAAGTTGGAAAAAGAAAGCAGTCTACTTTAGAACTTACAAATACAAATAGACTTATAAGAACATATTCTGGGGCAAATGGAATTAAAACAGGATTTACTCAAGAAGCCAGATATTGTTTATCAGCTTCAGCTACAAGAAATAATCTTACACTTATAGCTGTAATATTAGGTGCACCTACTTCAAAGATAAGATTTCAAGAAGCAAAAAAATTACTTGACTATGGTTTTGCAAATTACAATTCAGTGTTGATTGCAAAAAAAGGTGAAATTATAGATAAAGTATGTGTAGAAAAAGGTAAAGTAGATAAAATAAATGTAATAGCTAAGGAAGGATTAAAAGTATTAGTTAAAAAAGGCGAGGAAGATTCAGTAAAAAAAGAAGTTATTTTACCTAAAATGATTAAAGCATCAATTCAAAAAAATGAAAAAGTAGGAGAGATTATAGTATATGATTCAAATGGTAAAGAAATAGGAAAAGTAGATTTAGTTGCTCAAAGAGCAGTTGATAAGGCATCAATGCTTAATATGTTAGGAAAAATATTAAAGAATGTACCGAAGTAG
- a CDS encoding purine-nucleoside phosphorylase encodes MRDLKEKIVESAEFIRSKTNLTLQIGLILGSGLGSLADEIEDKVIVKYEEIPNFPISTVEGHEGQLVIGTLEGKNVVAMQGRFHYYEGYTMQEVTFPVRVMKELGVQMILVTNACGGMNPDFYPGAIMFIEDHINFMGNNPLIGPNDESLGPRFPDMSTAYDKSLINLGQKVGEKLGIETKKGVYTAISGPNYLTAAELRMLRTIGSDAVGMSTVPEVIVARHAGLRVLGISCVTDMAIADGLEPLEHSQVVEVANRTRPKFIKLVKGILREILI; translated from the coding sequence ATGAGGGATTTAAAAGAAAAGATAGTTGAGTCAGCTGAATTTATTAGGAGTAAAACAAATTTAACTTTGCAAATTGGGCTGATACTTGGTTCAGGACTTGGAAGTTTAGCTGATGAAATAGAAGATAAAGTAATTGTAAAATATGAGGAAATTCCTAATTTTCCAATTTCTACAGTTGAAGGTCATGAGGGACAATTGGTTATAGGTACATTAGAAGGAAAAAATGTTGTAGCTATGCAGGGTAGATTTCACTATTATGAAGGATATACTATGCAGGAAGTTACTTTTCCGGTTAGAGTTATGAAAGAGTTGGGAGTACAGATGATTTTAGTTACTAACGCATGCGGTGGAATGAATCCTGATTTTTATCCGGGAGCTATTATGTTTATAGAGGACCATATTAATTTTATGGGAAATAATCCATTAATAGGACCGAATGATGAAAGTTTAGGTCCAAGATTTCCTGATATGTCTACTGCTTATGATAAAAGTCTTATAAATCTAGGTCAAAAAGTAGGAGAAAAATTAGGCATTGAAACGAAAAAAGGAGTATATACTGCAATTAGTGGACCAAATTATTTAACTGCAGCAGAACTTAGAATGTTGAGGACAATAGGTTCAGATGCAGTTGGAATGTCAACTGTTCCAGAAGTGATAGTAGCTAGACATGCAGGACTTCGTGTTTTAGGTATATCTTGTGTAACTGATATGGCTATTGCAGATGGACTTGAACCATTAGAACATTCACAAGTTGTTGAAGTTGCAAATAGGACAAGACCTAAATTCATAAAACTTGTAAAAGGTATATTGAGAGAAATTTTAATATAA
- a CDS encoding phosphopentomutase, with protein sequence MINRVIILVMDSVGIGALPDSEKFGDIGVNTLGNIAKKTGGIDLPNLVSLGLGNIDGIEGIKGISNPIGCYGKSMEISNGKDTTTGHWEIAGLYIKEPFKTYPNGFPKEVIEKFEKLTGRKVLGNKPASGTVIIEELGREHIKTGNPIVYTSADSVFQIAAHEEVIPLNELYKMCEIAREILRGEHQVARVIARPFVGKPGSFERTSNRKDYSLDPFGKTILDIVSENGYDVMAVGKIEDIFNGRGITKSIHTKDNMDGVDKTIEFLKTDNKGIIFTNLVDFDSKYGHRRNVEGYKKALEELDARIPELLESLKEDDMLIITADHGNDPTYKGTDHTREYIPILVYGDKIKSGVNIGTRKTFADIAATIADIFDVQKTQVGTSFKELILK encoded by the coding sequence ATGATAAATCGAGTGATAATTTTAGTAATGGACAGTGTAGGAATAGGAGCTTTACCTGATTCAGAAAAATTTGGAGATATAGGAGTTAATACTTTAGGTAATATTGCTAAAAAGACAGGAGGAATAGATTTACCTAATTTAGTATCATTAGGTTTAGGAAATATAGATGGAATAGAAGGCATTAAAGGAATTTCAAATCCAATAGGTTGCTATGGTAAATCTATGGAAATATCTAATGGAAAAGATACTACAACAGGTCATTGGGAAATAGCAGGATTATATATAAAAGAACCTTTTAAAACTTATCCAAATGGTTTTCCTAAAGAAGTTATAGAAAAATTTGAAAAACTTACAGGAAGAAAAGTATTGGGAAATAAACCTGCGTCTGGTACAGTAATTATTGAAGAATTAGGTAGAGAACATATTAAGACAGGTAATCCAATTGTATATACTTCAGCAGATAGTGTATTTCAAATTGCTGCACATGAAGAAGTAATTCCTTTAAATGAACTTTATAAAATGTGTGAAATTGCTAGAGAAATATTAAGAGGAGAGCATCAAGTCGCAAGAGTTATAGCTAGACCATTTGTAGGAAAGCCGGGCAGTTTTGAAAGGACGTCAAATAGAAAAGATTATTCATTAGACCCTTTTGGAAAGACTATACTAGATATTGTAAGTGAAAATGGATATGATGTAATGGCTGTTGGTAAAATAGAAGATATTTTTAATGGAAGGGGAATAACAAAATCCATACATACTAAGGATAATATGGATGGAGTTGACAAGACGATAGAATTTTTAAAAACGGATAATAAAGGTATAATATTTACTAATTTAGTTGATTTCGATTCTAAATATGGGCATAGACGTAATGTAGAAGGTTATAAAAAAGCTTTGGAAGAATTAGATGCTAGAATACCAGAACTTTTGGAAAGTTTAAAAGAAGATGATATGTTAATTATTACTGCTGACCATGGAAATGACCCTACTTATAAAGGAACTGACCATACAAGAGAATATATACCTATTTTAGTATATGGAGATAAGATAAAATCAGGTGTGAATATAGGAACGAGAAAAACATTTGCAGATATTGCAGCTACAATTGCTGATATTTTTGATGTTCAAAAGACGCAGGTAGGAACGAGTTTTAAAGAACTTATTTTAAAATAA